One Nocardioidaceae bacterium SCSIO 66511 genomic window carries:
- a CDS encoding DUF1697 domain-containing protein, giving the protein MADLRTLCGRIGLAEVSTYIASGNIICSAPPDLDASLRELEATIADEFGVETPAIGRTHDDLVAAVEHNPYTDFEPKLMHIVYLADEPSAEGVDALHGRDFGDVCRVVGREVYVRYATGVQGTKLTPVLMQKLLGVPGTARNWRTAQKLIELTS; this is encoded by the coding sequence ATGGCAGACCTTCGTACCCTGTGCGGTCGCATCGGTCTCGCCGAGGTGTCTACCTACATCGCGAGCGGCAACATCATCTGCTCCGCTCCGCCCGATCTCGACGCGTCGTTGCGCGAGCTGGAGGCGACGATCGCCGATGAGTTCGGCGTCGAGACTCCCGCGATCGGGCGTACGCACGATGACCTGGTCGCAGCCGTCGAGCACAATCCGTACACCGACTTCGAGCCGAAACTGATGCACATCGTCTATCTCGCCGACGAACCATCGGCCGAAGGAGTCGACGCCCTCCACGGACGCGACTTCGGCGACGTATGCCGAGTCGTCGGACGAGAGGTCTACGTGCGGTACGCGACCGGTGTACAAGGCACGAAGCTCACGCCCGTGCTGATGCAGAAGCTGCTCGGTGTGCCCGGCACCGCGCGTAATTGGCGCACGGCACAGAAGCTGATCGAACTCACCTCGTAA
- the serA gene encoding phosphoglycerate dehydrogenase — protein sequence MTTMTQTTTVPAGRVEDGDVRALLLENIHPDAAAYLREQGYQVETVAGALDEATLIERVKGVHLLGIRSGTNVTDAVLEAGDQLLAVGAFCIGTNQIDLEAAAARGVAVFNAPFSNTRSVVELAIAEIISLARRLNEKSYDMHAGVWNKSAKGSHEIRGRKLGIVGYGNIGSQLSVIAEALGMSVYFYDTADKLALGNAKKCETLHELLETVDVVTLHVDGRPGNAGLFGPDEFARMKPRAIFLNLSRGIAVDTAALRENIESGHVAGAAIDVFPVEPKKQGDPFESELRGLANVILTPHVGGSTMEAQQDIGKFVSGKLASYLKTGGTELSPNLPALAVPAHAGAHRLVHIHRNLPRVLATINSILGDHEVNIEAQALGTSGDIGYVITDVGEAVDAEVLSTLAGLPETIRLRLVS from the coding sequence ATGACAACCATGACGCAGACGACTACCGTTCCGGCCGGTCGGGTCGAAGACGGCGACGTACGCGCGCTGTTGCTCGAGAACATCCACCCCGATGCGGCCGCGTACCTTCGCGAGCAGGGCTACCAGGTCGAGACGGTGGCGGGTGCGCTCGACGAGGCCACGCTGATCGAGCGGGTCAAGGGCGTACACCTGCTCGGCATCCGCTCGGGTACGAACGTCACCGACGCCGTGCTGGAGGCGGGTGACCAGTTGCTGGCGGTCGGCGCGTTCTGCATCGGCACCAACCAGATCGACCTCGAGGCCGCCGCTGCCCGCGGAGTCGCGGTGTTCAACGCACCGTTCTCCAACACGCGCAGTGTCGTCGAGCTCGCGATCGCCGAGATCATCTCGCTGGCCCGCCGGCTGAACGAGAAGAGCTACGACATGCACGCCGGCGTCTGGAACAAGTCGGCCAAGGGCAGCCACGAGATCCGCGGCCGCAAGCTCGGCATCGTCGGGTACGGCAACATCGGCAGCCAGCTGTCGGTGATCGCAGAGGCGCTCGGCATGTCGGTCTACTTCTACGACACCGCCGACAAGCTCGCCCTCGGCAACGCGAAGAAATGCGAGACGCTACACGAGCTGCTGGAGACCGTCGACGTCGTCACCCTGCACGTCGACGGCCGGCCCGGCAACGCGGGGCTCTTCGGGCCCGATGAGTTCGCCCGGATGAAACCCCGCGCGATCTTCCTCAACCTCTCCCGCGGTATCGCCGTCGACACCGCCGCGCTGCGCGAGAACATCGAGTCCGGCCACGTCGCGGGTGCGGCGATCGACGTCTTCCCGGTCGAGCCGAAGAAGCAGGGCGACCCGTTCGAGTCCGAGCTGCGCGGCTTGGCGAACGTCATCCTCACCCCGCATGTCGGCGGTTCGACGATGGAAGCGCAGCAGGACATCGGAAAGTTCGTCTCGGGCAAGCTCGCGTCGTACCTCAAGACGGGCGGCACCGAGCTGAGCCCTAACCTGCCGGCGCTCGCGGTGCCGGCGCATGCAGGTGCACACCGGCTCGTACACATCCACCGCAACCTGCCGCGCGTGCTCGCGACGATCAACAGCATCCTCGGCGACCATGAGGTCAACATCGAGGCGCAGGCGTTGGGCACCAGCGGTGACATCGGCTACGTGATCACCGACGTCGGTGAGGCCGTCGATGCCGAGGTGCTCTCCACGCTCGCCGGCCTACCCGAGACGATCCGCCTTCGGTTGGTTTCCTGA
- a CDS encoding PaaI family thioesterase, whose amino-acid sequence MTLDPEFVDQGLSKVLGLEYERVDADGVVISWTASKDHLQPWGIVHGGVYCAVNETAASIAAQAWFGDRGIVVGVNNNTDFLRQAKEGTRLTATATPVHRGRSQQLWLIETNDDEGRLVARGQVRLANLAGAAG is encoded by the coding sequence ATGACCCTCGACCCGGAGTTCGTCGATCAAGGGCTGAGCAAGGTGCTCGGGCTGGAGTACGAGCGTGTCGATGCCGACGGCGTCGTCATCTCCTGGACCGCGTCGAAGGACCATCTGCAGCCGTGGGGCATCGTGCACGGCGGGGTCTACTGCGCGGTCAACGAGACGGCGGCGAGTATCGCCGCCCAGGCGTGGTTCGGAGACCGCGGCATCGTCGTCGGGGTGAACAACAACACTGACTTCCTCCGCCAGGCCAAGGAGGGCACGCGCCTGACCGCGACCGCGACACCGGTCCATCGCGGGCGCAGTCAGCAGCTGTGGCTGATCGAGACCAACGACGATGAGGGGCGTCTCGTCGCCCGCGGGCAGGTACGACTCGCGAACCTCGCCGGTGCCGCCGGATAG
- a CDS encoding YbaK/EbsC family protein, producing MTHTYGTLDTEPARERPDLLGPPVAKAIGDLPDEVAAGIRVAEIDPDLADTAAMTEAYGLSLDISANCVVVAGRRAGEERHAACVILATTRADVNNVVRRRLDVRKASFASTDFATETTGMEYGGITPVGLPAQWPLLVDRAVTEAGDVCIGSGVRRSKLFLPGASLALLPGAEVVDGLGR from the coding sequence GTGACGCATACGTACGGAACTCTCGACACCGAACCCGCTCGCGAGCGGCCCGATCTGCTCGGTCCTCCGGTAGCGAAGGCGATCGGCGATCTCCCCGACGAGGTAGCTGCCGGTATCCGCGTAGCCGAGATCGACCCAGATCTCGCCGACACTGCAGCGATGACGGAGGCGTACGGACTGTCTCTCGACATCTCCGCGAACTGCGTCGTCGTCGCGGGTCGCCGGGCAGGGGAGGAACGCCACGCCGCCTGCGTCATCCTCGCGACCACTCGGGCAGATGTGAACAATGTGGTTCGCCGGCGCCTCGACGTACGAAAGGCGTCGTTCGCGTCGACCGACTTCGCAACGGAGACGACGGGCATGGAGTACGGCGGCATTACGCCGGTCGGCCTGCCCGCGCAGTGGCCGCTGTTGGTCGACCGGGCGGTGACCGAAGCCGGTGACGTCTGCATCGGCAGCGGCGTCCGTCGCTCGAAGCTGTTCCTACCCGGCGCCTCCCTCGCCCTCCTGCCGGGGGCAGAAGTGGTCGACGGACTCGGCCGATAG
- a CDS encoding NAD-dependent epimerase/dehydratase family protein, translating to MARTLILGGTGWLSGEVARQAAGRGDEVVCLARGESGAPPDGVRLVKADRDSFDAYAEVADTDWDLVVDVSRQPRHVHGAVEALAESAGHWVFVSTCSVYADHSRVGADESDRLLPALQGDWADIETYGEGKVACEEHCVAALGERVTLARVGLMGGSGDASDRFGYWPGRFALAGDEPVLVPDADDMATEIIHVGDVAAWLLLAGEKRLGGAYNVLGPTERLGDTLALARSIGGHSGEVVRVPSDWLEQQGVNPFMGERSVPLWIPDPEWVGFSARSADKAVAAGLVRRTTEETLRDSLAYERELGLDRTQRRAGLTREQELGLIADWRASR from the coding sequence ATGGCAAGAACACTGATCCTCGGCGGAACGGGATGGCTCAGCGGCGAGGTGGCACGTCAGGCAGCTGGGCGTGGTGACGAGGTCGTCTGCCTCGCCCGCGGCGAGAGCGGGGCTCCCCCCGACGGCGTACGCCTCGTCAAGGCCGACCGAGACTCCTTCGATGCGTACGCCGAGGTGGCTGACACCGATTGGGACCTCGTCGTCGATGTCAGCCGACAGCCCCGGCACGTACACGGTGCTGTTGAGGCATTGGCCGAATCGGCGGGCCACTGGGTGTTCGTGTCGACCTGCTCGGTGTACGCAGATCACTCGCGTGTCGGTGCGGACGAGTCGGATCGGCTATTGCCCGCGCTGCAAGGGGATTGGGCGGACATCGAGACGTACGGCGAGGGCAAGGTCGCCTGCGAGGAGCATTGCGTCGCAGCGCTCGGTGAACGGGTCACCCTTGCGCGCGTCGGGCTGATGGGCGGCAGCGGCGACGCGAGCGACCGGTTCGGCTACTGGCCGGGGCGTTTCGCGCTCGCCGGAGACGAGCCGGTGCTCGTACCCGACGCCGACGATATGGCGACCGAGATCATCCACGTCGGTGACGTCGCGGCATGGTTGCTGTTGGCAGGCGAGAAGAGACTGGGCGGCGCGTACAACGTGCTCGGTCCGACCGAACGCCTCGGCGACACACTCGCGCTCGCGCGCAGCATCGGCGGTCATTCGGGCGAGGTGGTACGCGTCCCGAGCGACTGGCTGGAGCAGCAGGGCGTCAACCCGTTCATGGGCGAGCGGTCGGTGCCGCTGTGGATCCCCGATCCCGAGTGGGTCGGCTTCAGTGCCCGTAGCGCCGATAAGGCGGTCGCCGCTGGTCTCGTACGCCGAACTACCGAGGAGACGTTGCGCGACTCGCTGGCGTACGAACGCGAGCTCGGACTGGATCGTACGCAGCGGCGGGCCGGTCTCACCCGCGAGCAGGAGCTCGGCCTGATCGCCGACTGGCGCGCCTCCCGCTGA
- a CDS encoding DedA family protein, whose protein sequence is MEKLGVFGAGLAIALENLFPPLPSEIILPLAGFTASRGEFNLVSVIIATTIGSVVGAVVLYYVGVLFGRDRLRAVVDKMPLVKLDDVDRAEAWFERHGRKAVFFGRMIPIFRSLISIPAGLERMRLLTFLVLTMAGSLIWNTIFVVAGYRLGERWDEVEKYAGAFQNVVIAVVAIAVIAFIVVRVLRRRRRV, encoded by the coding sequence ATGGAGAAGCTCGGCGTCTTCGGCGCCGGTCTGGCGATCGCGCTGGAGAATCTCTTTCCCCCGTTACCGAGCGAGATCATCCTTCCGCTCGCCGGCTTCACCGCCAGCCGCGGGGAGTTCAACCTGGTATCCGTCATCATCGCGACCACGATCGGTTCGGTCGTCGGTGCGGTCGTGCTCTATTACGTAGGCGTCCTGTTCGGTCGCGACCGGTTGCGGGCCGTCGTCGACAAGATGCCCCTCGTCAAGCTCGACGACGTCGATCGCGCCGAGGCGTGGTTCGAGCGGCATGGCCGCAAGGCGGTCTTCTTCGGCCGGATGATCCCGATCTTCCGCAGCCTGATCTCGATTCCCGCCGGGCTCGAGCGGATGCGCCTGTTGACCTTCCTGGTCCTCACCATGGCCGGCAGCCTGATCTGGAACACCATCTTCGTCGTCGCCGGTTATCGTCTCGGCGAGCGCTGGGACGAGGTCGAGAAGTACGCCGGAGCCTTCCAGAACGTCGTGATCGCCGTCGTCGCGATTGCGGTGATTGCGTTCATCGTCGTGCGTGTCCTGCGTCGCCGTCGCCGCGTTTGA
- a CDS encoding gamma carbonic anhydrase family protein, with the protein MNDYIRRSAHGAAPQVADSAWVAPGAALLGDVVLRDGASVWYTAVLRGDKERIDLGVDSNLQDGVVVHTDSGFPSRLGTGVSVGHRAVIHGAIVEDNCLIGMGAILLNGSVIGEGSLVAAGTVVLEGTVVPPGSLVAGVPGKVRRELTDEERQGVIDNARTYTELREVHRNAEPA; encoded by the coding sequence TTGAACGACTACATCCGTCGGTCCGCACATGGCGCCGCTCCGCAGGTCGCCGACTCCGCGTGGGTGGCACCCGGTGCGGCCCTTCTCGGCGATGTCGTCCTTCGCGACGGCGCCTCGGTCTGGTACACCGCCGTGCTGCGCGGTGACAAGGAGCGCATCGACCTCGGCGTCGACAGCAACCTGCAAGACGGGGTCGTCGTCCACACCGACTCCGGATTTCCCAGCCGGCTCGGCACGGGCGTGTCAGTCGGGCATCGTGCGGTCATCCACGGGGCAATTGTCGAAGACAACTGCCTCATCGGCATGGGCGCAATCCTGCTCAACGGTTCGGTGATCGGCGAAGGCTCACTCGTGGCCGCCGGCACGGTCGTACTCGAAGGCACAGTGGTGCCGCCGGGTTCGCTGGTCGCAGGAGTGCCGGGCAAGGTACGCCGCGAGCTCACCGACGAGGAGCGTCAGGGCGTCATCGACAACGCGCGCACGTACACCGAGCTGCGCGAGGTCCATCGCAACGCCGAGCCCGCCTAG
- a CDS encoding DNA-3-methyladenine glycosylase I, whose translation MSLDDPATVDGAIVGADGRARCPWAATNPINRDYHDTEWGLPVHGEQALLERISLEAFQSGLSWLTILRKRPAFRAAFRNFDADEIAAFGASDIERLMGDAEIVRNHAKIVATIANARATIELRDDIGLDALIWSYRIDDPPAPRSSAEVPTTSPESKALARDLKRRGFSFVGPTTAHALMEAIGLVDTHLADCHRRGCRDL comes from the coding sequence ATGAGCCTCGACGATCCGGCCACGGTCGACGGCGCAATCGTCGGAGCTGACGGTCGCGCCCGGTGTCCGTGGGCCGCGACCAACCCGATCAACCGCGACTACCACGACACCGAGTGGGGGCTGCCCGTACACGGTGAGCAGGCGCTGCTGGAGCGGATCAGTCTCGAGGCGTTCCAGTCGGGACTGAGCTGGTTGACGATTCTGCGCAAGCGACCGGCGTTCCGCGCGGCGTTCCGCAACTTCGATGCCGACGAGATCGCCGCATTTGGCGCCTCCGACATCGAGCGCCTGATGGGCGACGCCGAAATCGTACGTAACCACGCCAAGATCGTCGCGACCATCGCCAATGCCCGTGCGACGATCGAACTACGCGATGACATCGGGCTCGACGCCCTCATCTGGTCGTATCGCATCGACGACCCGCCGGCGCCGCGCAGTTCAGCAGAGGTTCCGACGACGAGCCCGGAGTCGAAGGCGCTCGCTCGCGATCTGAAACGACGAGGCTTCTCCTTCGTCGGCCCGACCACGGCCCATGCACTGATGGAGGCAATCGGCCTGGTCGACACCCACCTCGCCGACTGTCATCGTCGCGGGTGCCGTGACCTCTGA
- the lhgO gene encoding L-2-hydroxyglutarate oxidase, producing MRYDFCVIGGGIVGLSTARQLLQQRPGASVLLLEKESRLGRHQTGHNSGVIHSGIYYEPGSFKAELCRRGVRETREFCADHGIPIASTGKLIVATDPTELGRLSALEGRAAQNSIEVHRLDAAELHAEEPNVSGDAALLVPSTACVDYGLICEALRTDIEKAGGEIVTEAEVTAIREEASQVLVSSSDHLWQVDRLIVCAGLQSDRLAAMAGISSDVRILPFRGEYYRLRAERSDIVSRMIYPVPDPALPFLGVHLTPMFDGGVSVGPNAVLGLSREGYRRGAVSVRDVREIASFPGFWRLARTYAKVGAAEQWRSLSRRAYLEQCRRYCPSLTLDDLLPAEAGIRAQAVDGRGNLLHDFTFERTGRMLHVLNAPSPAATSALPIGELIAGRLLAG from the coding sequence ATGAGGTATGACTTCTGTGTGATCGGCGGCGGCATCGTCGGCCTGTCGACGGCACGGCAGCTGCTCCAGCAGCGGCCCGGTGCAAGCGTGCTGCTCCTCGAGAAGGAATCCCGACTCGGGCGCCACCAGACCGGACACAACAGCGGAGTCATCCACTCCGGCATCTACTACGAGCCCGGCTCCTTCAAGGCCGAGCTGTGCCGACGCGGCGTACGAGAGACCCGGGAGTTCTGCGCGGACCACGGCATCCCGATCGCGTCGACGGGCAAGCTGATCGTCGCAACCGACCCGACCGAGCTCGGCCGCCTGTCTGCGCTGGAAGGTCGCGCGGCACAGAACTCGATCGAGGTGCACCGACTCGACGCGGCCGAGCTACACGCCGAGGAGCCCAATGTCTCCGGCGACGCTGCCCTGCTCGTACCGTCGACCGCCTGCGTCGACTACGGCCTGATCTGCGAGGCGCTGCGTACCGACATCGAGAAGGCCGGCGGCGAGATCGTCACCGAGGCCGAGGTGACCGCGATCCGCGAGGAGGCATCGCAGGTACTCGTGTCGTCGTCGGATCACCTATGGCAGGTCGACCGCCTCATCGTGTGCGCCGGTCTGCAGTCCGACCGGCTGGCGGCGATGGCCGGCATTTCGTCCGACGTACGCATTCTGCCGTTCCGTGGCGAGTACTACCGCCTCCGCGCCGAGCGGTCCGACATCGTCTCGCGGATGATCTACCCGGTGCCGGATCCGGCACTGCCGTTCCTCGGAGTGCACCTCACCCCGATGTTCGACGGCGGAGTCTCAGTGGGTCCCAACGCCGTACTCGGGCTGTCTCGGGAGGGGTACCGACGTGGCGCCGTTTCCGTTCGCGACGTACGTGAGATCGCGAGCTTCCCGGGCTTCTGGCGACTCGCGCGTACGTACGCCAAGGTGGGGGCCGCCGAACAATGGCGGTCGCTGTCGCGCCGGGCGTACCTCGAGCAGTGCCGCCGCTACTGCCCGTCCCTGACGCTCGATGACCTGCTGCCCGCAGAGGCCGGCATCCGCGCGCAAGCCGTCGACGGACGCGGCAACCTGCTGCACGACTTCACGTTCGAGCGCACCGGTCGGATGCTGCACGTACTCAATGCACCATCGCCGGCGGCGACCTCGGCGCTGCCGATCGGCGAGCTGATCGCGGGCCGACTACTGGCTGGCTAA
- a CDS encoding lipoate--protein ligase family protein, with protein MTPVGEVPDGDSTLDVAIAHALLRQASRGERGETLRVYRPAAATVAFGRSDVRRAGMPQAVAACHDAGFVPVVRAPGGRAVAYTRDAVALDHICPETDPGRRMRRRFVEYGELLADALRGLGVDTNVGEVPGEYCPGAYSVNARGVVKLVGTAQRVVRDAWLFSAVVIVDGAAELAPLLRRVYDALELPFDTASVGSVRDEAGAVELAGVERAVVEAYPVARLESIDEQTLAEARDLLPDHALPPR; from the coding sequence GTGACGCCCGTCGGCGAGGTGCCGGATGGCGACTCGACTCTCGACGTGGCGATCGCCCATGCCCTGCTGAGACAGGCGAGTCGCGGCGAGCGCGGCGAAACGCTGCGGGTCTATCGCCCGGCGGCCGCAACGGTGGCGTTCGGGCGGTCCGACGTACGCAGAGCCGGTATGCCACAAGCGGTCGCCGCGTGCCACGATGCGGGCTTCGTACCGGTCGTACGCGCTCCGGGCGGTCGCGCGGTCGCGTACACCCGAGACGCGGTTGCGCTCGATCACATCTGCCCGGAGACAGATCCCGGTCGTCGGATGCGCCGCCGCTTCGTCGAGTACGGCGAGCTGTTGGCCGATGCGTTGCGCGGCCTCGGCGTCGACACGAACGTCGGTGAGGTGCCCGGTGAGTACTGCCCGGGCGCGTACAGCGTGAACGCCCGCGGCGTGGTGAAGCTGGTCGGCACCGCGCAGCGGGTCGTCCGTGATGCTTGGCTGTTCAGCGCAGTGGTCATCGTCGATGGCGCGGCCGAACTCGCGCCGTTGCTGCGTCGGGTGTACGACGCGCTGGAGCTACCGTTCGACACGGCATCCGTCGGGTCCGTACGCGACGAGGCTGGTGCGGTCGAGCTGGCCGGGGTCGAGCGGGCGGTCGTCGAGGCGTACCCCGTAGCGCGACTCGAATCGATCGACGAACAGACGCTGGCTGAGGCCCGCGACCTGCTGCCCGATCACGCCCTACCACCCCGCTGA
- a CDS encoding amino acid ABC transporter ATP-binding protein — MTDTGQPAAGVPAIQVEKLHKYFGNNEVLKGIDFHVDPGEVVCVIGPSGSGKSTLLRCVNRLEEPTDGRIFVEGIDITDPETDLDGVRTRIGIVFQQFNLFPHLTVLRNLTLAQQRAKKRKKAEAIDVARHNLERVGLADKEGAYPAHLSGGQQQRVAIARALSMDPDMMLFDEPTSALDPELVGDVLAVMRQLADEGMTMMVVTHEMGFAREVGDRVVFMDGGVVVEQGPPEELLANPQHSRTQGFLSKVL, encoded by the coding sequence ATGACTGATACAGGCCAGCCCGCTGCCGGCGTGCCCGCGATCCAGGTCGAGAAGCTGCACAAGTACTTCGGCAACAACGAGGTGCTCAAGGGCATCGACTTCCACGTCGACCCCGGCGAGGTCGTCTGTGTGATCGGCCCGTCCGGCTCGGGCAAGTCGACGCTGCTGCGCTGTGTGAACCGGCTCGAGGAGCCGACCGACGGCCGCATCTTCGTCGAGGGCATCGACATCACCGACCCCGAGACCGACCTCGACGGCGTACGCACCCGGATCGGGATCGTGTTCCAGCAGTTCAACCTGTTCCCACACCTCACCGTGCTGCGCAACCTCACGCTCGCCCAGCAGCGGGCGAAGAAGCGTAAGAAGGCCGAGGCGATCGACGTCGCGCGGCACAATCTGGAGCGGGTCGGTCTCGCCGACAAGGAGGGCGCGTACCCCGCGCATCTGTCGGGCGGTCAGCAGCAGCGGGTCGCGATCGCGCGGGCACTGTCGATGGACCCCGACATGATGCTGTTCGACGAGCCGACCAGCGCGCTCGACCCGGAGCTGGTCGGCGACGTGCTCGCGGTGATGCGCCAGCTCGCCGACGAGGGCATGACGATGATGGTCGTCACCCACGAGATGGGCTTCGCGCGCGAGGTCGGCGACCGGGTGGTGTTCATGGACGGCGGTGTTGTGGTCGAGCAAGGCCCGCCCGAGGAGCTGTTGGCGAATCCCCAGCATTCGCGTACGCAGGGGTTCCTGTCGAAGGTGCTGTGA
- a CDS encoding amino acid ABC transporter permease: protein MKRTTRTKLNRGGLYVLFVVLVLLFVLVTDWAAIGENFLDLDVAKEQFPDVVTTAAKNTVFYTVMAFIGGLILGLVLALMKLSPVAPYRWVATIYIEIFRGLPALLVIFGFAFAVPIAFQWRPSPAYVLPILGLIVVSAAYIAETIRAGIQAVPKGQTEAARSLGMGPTWTMISVTLPQAFRIVIPPLTNEVVVLIKDTALLFIAGMALQDRELTTFARDSVSESFNSTPLVIAGLMYLVVTIPLTQLVAYMERRMQRSR, encoded by the coding sequence GTGAAGCGCACGACGCGTACCAAGCTCAACCGCGGCGGGCTGTACGTACTGTTCGTGGTCCTCGTTCTCTTGTTCGTGCTGGTCACGGACTGGGCCGCGATAGGGGAGAACTTCCTCGACCTCGACGTCGCAAAGGAGCAGTTCCCCGATGTCGTGACCACGGCGGCGAAGAACACCGTCTTCTACACGGTGATGGCCTTCATCGGTGGCCTGATCCTCGGTCTGGTCTTGGCGCTGATGAAGTTGTCTCCGGTGGCTCCGTACCGCTGGGTCGCCACGATCTACATCGAGATCTTCCGCGGGCTGCCGGCCTTGTTGGTGATCTTCGGGTTCGCCTTTGCCGTGCCGATCGCGTTCCAGTGGCGGCCGAGCCCGGCGTACGTCTTGCCGATCCTCGGCCTGATCGTGGTCTCGGCGGCTTACATCGCCGAGACGATCAGGGCGGGCATCCAGGCCGTGCCGAAGGGGCAGACCGAGGCCGCCCGTTCTCTCGGCATGGGTCCGACGTGGACGATGATCTCGGTGACCCTGCCGCAGGCGTTCCGGATCGTGATTCCGCCTCTGACCAACGAGGTCGTGGTGTTGATCAAGGACACCGCGCTGCTCTTCATCGCCGGTATGGCGTTGCAGGATCGCGAGCTGACCACGTTCGCTCGTGACTCCGTTTCGGAGAGCTTCAACTCGACGCCACTCGTGATCGCCGGGTTGATGTACCTCGTCGTGACGATTCCCCTCACCCAGTTGGTCGCGTACATGGAGCGCCGGATGCAGAGGAGCCGATGA
- a CDS encoding basic amino acid ABC transporter substrate-binding protein: MRLQTLAAVLAASALALTACGSDDDSGGGSGSGDISTISSGTLTVCSDIPYEPFEYEKDGEYTGFDIDLMTEIAKGLDLELEVKDVGFDALQSGASLAAGQCDIGASAMTITEDREKNIDFSEPYYDSKQTLLVPSDSDIASIDDLSGTKVGVQQGTTGKLYAEENAPEDAELVSFPSDAELYQAIKSGSIDAILQDLPVNLTHTEGGDYTIVEEYDTDEHYGFAVKEEGAEALLEGVNEQLAKLKKDGKYDKIYNEYFSTSN, from the coding sequence ATGCGACTTCAGACTCTGGCCGCGGTTCTCGCCGCTTCGGCCCTCGCGCTCACCGCATGCGGATCCGATGACGACAGTGGTGGCGGCTCGGGCTCGGGTGACATCTCGACCATCTCCTCCGGCACGCTCACGGTGTGCTCCGACATTCCGTACGAGCCGTTCGAGTACGAGAAGGACGGCGAGTACACCGGTTTCGACATCGACCTGATGACCGAGATCGCCAAGGGCCTCGACCTCGAGCTCGAGGTCAAGGACGTCGGCTTCGACGCCTTGCAGAGCGGCGCATCGCTTGCGGCCGGCCAGTGCGACATCGGCGCGAGCGCGATGACGATCACCGAGGACCGCGAGAAGAACATCGACTTCAGCGAGCCGTACTACGACTCGAAGCAGACCCTGCTCGTGCCATCCGACTCCGACATCGCCTCGATCGACGACCTCTCGGGTACGAAGGTCGGCGTCCAGCAGGGCACCACCGGCAAGTTGTACGCCGAGGAGAACGCCCCCGAGGACGCAGAGCTGGTGTCGTTCCCGAGCGATGCTGAGCTGTACCAGGCGATCAAGTCCGGCAGTATCGACGCGATTCTGCAGGATCTCCCGGTCAACCTCACTCACACCGAGGGCGGCGACTACACGATCGTCGAGGAGTACGACACCGACGAGCACTACGGCTTCGCGGTCAAGGAAGAGGGCGCCGAGGCTCTGCTCGAGGGAGTCAACGAGCAGCTCGCGAAACTGAAGAAGGACGGGAAGTACGACAAGATCTACAACGAGTACTTCTCGACCTCCAACTGA
- a CDS encoding class I SAM-dependent methyltransferase, which produces MTDHNARILAAFTEQAETFTDPNLNTAFTSALDWLVDLIDPAPRESWIDVAAGTGLVGRTLARRVGRVLCVDATQAMLEAGRREAAADGVRNIDFVLGDALDLPVEPGSFDGAVTRFSFHHFEDPRQALSQLVAACRPGGRIAVKDLIASAEPGIRERQDHIESLRDDSHLRMPLPGEIASWCRDLGLSAEPPVVRELDRPLEPWLAQSCTPNDRAHAVREALVAELDGGERTGMRPHRRGSEVWFRQTWEVTLARKPA; this is translated from the coding sequence ATGACCGACCACAACGCCCGCATCCTCGCCGCGTTCACCGAGCAGGCGGAGACCTTCACGGATCCGAACCTCAACACCGCCTTCACGAGTGCGCTCGACTGGCTCGTCGACCTCATCGACCCCGCACCGCGCGAATCGTGGATCGACGTCGCCGCCGGTACCGGGCTGGTCGGGCGTACGCTCGCGCGCCGAGTGGGCCGAGTGCTGTGCGTCGACGCAACCCAGGCGATGTTGGAGGCCGGGCGTCGCGAGGCGGCGGCCGACGGCGTACGCAACATCGACTTCGTCCTCGGTGACGCGCTCGATCTGCCGGTCGAACCCGGCTCATTCGACGGTGCCGTCACCCGCTTCTCGTTCCACCATTTCGAAGACCCTCGCCAGGCGCTTTCACAACTGGTCGCAGCGTGCCGCCCGGGCGGTCGGATCGCGGTCAAAGACCTGATCGCGTCCGCGGAGCCAGGCATCCGCGAGCGCCAGGACCACATCGAGTCGCTGCGCGACGACTCACATCTGCGGATGCCCCTGCCCGGCGAGATCGCCTCGTGGTGTCGCGATCTCGGGCTGTCGGCCGAGCCCCCGGTCGTACGCGAGCTGGATCGCCCGCTGGAGCCGTGGCTCGCGCAGTCGTGCACACCGAACGATCGCGCGCATGCCGTACGCGAAGCACTTGTCGCGGAGCTCGACGGCGGCGAGCGTACCGGGATGCGTCCGCATCGTCGCGGCTCCGAGGTGTGGTTCCGGCAGACGTGGGAGGTCACGCTCGCGCGCAAGCCCGCGTAG